CGCCCCGCGAGGCGTAGTTCGGGTCGTCGTGGTCGCGCACCAGCAGCGCGGTGTCCAGCCCCACGGCGGTCGCGGGCTTGGTGGCCACGGTGCCCTGGACGGTCACCTTGCCCTCGGCGACGAGTTGGCTCGCGTGCTCCCGGGACCTGGCCAGCCCGCGGCGGACCAGTTCGGCGTCGAGCCGAGCCCTGCGCGGCACCGGGTCAGACCTTGTCGATGCTGGACAACGCGGCGGTCAGCGCCGTGTGCGCGTCGTCGAAGCGGGCCACGTGCTCGACCACGTCCAACTGCTCCAGCCCGTCGAGACCCGCCAGGGCGTCGTCGATCCCGGCCACGGGGTCGCGCGGCGGGCCGGGGAGGGGAACCTCGAAGCTCACGGTTTCACGGTAGCCGATGCAGGATCGACAAGTCGGCCGCCACGTAGGTGGGACGGCGGGCGTCGGCGAGCGCCGCCACGTCCGCCTCGGTGGCCACGCCGGTGAGCACCAGCAGCGAGTCCATGCCCGCGTTCACCGCGCCGTCGATGTCGGTGTCCAGCCGGTCGCCCACCACCAGGGGGCGCTGCGCGCCGGCGGACTTCGCCGCCTGCTCCAGCAGCGGCGTCGCCGGCTTGCCCGCCACCAGGGGCTCGACGCCCGTCGCCGTGCGCAGGGCGGCGACGAGCGCACCGTTGCCGGGGAGCAGGCCGCGCTCGGTGGGCAGCGTCGCGTCCACGTTGCAGGCCACCCACTTCGCTCCCGCCCGGACCGCCACGCACGCCTCGGCCAGCTCGCGCCACCCCAGCTCCTGCGACAGGCCCTGCACCACCGCGGCGGCCCCCTCGGCCTCCCGCGTCGGCTCGAACCCGCGCGCCCGGACCTGGTCGGCCAGCGCGTCCGTGCCGAGCACCAGCACCGCGGAACCGGCCGGGACGAGGCCCACCAGCATCGCCGCGCCCGCCTGGGCGCTCGTGCTCACCTCGTCCACGCTCGTGCGGAAACCCAACTCGTCCAGGTGATCGGCGACGTCCTCGGGCGACCGGGACGCGTTGTTCGTGACGAAGCGGACCGCGACACCGTGCTCCCGCGCGGCCGCCACCGCCTCCACCGCGCCGGGCACGACCTCGCGCCCCCGGTACACGGTGCCGTCGAGGTCCAGCAGCAGAGCGTCGTAACGGGCCAGCAGCACGGGCGCCTCCTCCGTCATCACCACACGTCCCCACAAGTGTGGAGGCCCGGCACCTGTCGGTGCCGGGCCTCCCGGTGTGACTTCGCTCCCGCGCGTGCGGTGCCCTGTGGTGTCAGTCCTGTGGTGTCAGTCCTGCGGGCTGAGGTCGAACGCGCGCTCGGCGGCGTCCGTCTCGTTGTCGTCGTCGGCCTGCGCGGCGTTGAGGAACCACTTCACGGCTTCCTCGTTCCGCCCGGCCGCCTCCAGGTTGTCGGCGTACGCGTAGAACAGGCGGGCGCTCCACGGGAAGCGCTTCTTCTCGTCCAGGTCGTCGCCCTGGAGCGCCACCACGGCCGCGTCCAGCTCGCCCATGTCACGCCGCGCGCCGGCCGCCACGATCCGCAGCTCCACGGCCTCTTCCGGCGACAGCGACAGGCCCTGCGCCTCACGCGCCAGGTCGATCGCCCGCTCGGGACGCCCCAGCGCCCGCTCGCAGTCGGCCATCACCGCGAGGTGACCGGCGCCGTGCGACATGCGCCGCGCCGCCCGCAGCTCCGACAGCGCCTCGGCCCACTCGCCGGCGTGGTAGGCGGTCAACCCGGCCGCCTCGCGCACCACCGCCACCCGAGCCGCCTTCGAACGCGCGTACCGGGCGTGCTCCAGCGCCTGCTCCGGTTCGGAGTCGATCAGCAGACCCGCCGCGGCGAGGTGCCGGCCCACGATCTCGGCCAGGCCCTTCGGCAGGCCGCGCAGCTCCTGCTTCACGTCGGGGTCGAGCACGGAGATGTCCGCGTCCTGCGGCAGCTCGGGCGTGCGGGACCGGGTGAACACCCGCTCCTGCTGCTCCTCCACCGGGACGGCCGAACCGGCCGCCGGGCCGCCGGTCTCGTCGACCTCGTCCTCGGTGTCTTCGCGGTCCTCGTCGTCGTCCCGGACGTCGGTGTCGGCGTCGGTCTCGACACCGGTCCCGGCGTCGTCCGTTACCGGCTTCCCGGTGACAGCGGCGGTCACGGGCTCGACGTCGTCGACCTCGGTGCCCCCGACCTCCGCGACGGTCGCCTCGGTGACCTGCTCGTCGCCCTGGGCGATGCGGTCCTGGAACCGCGCGGCCCGTTCACGGCTGCGCTCGTCCCGCTTGTCATCCGGGCGGTCGACGCGCGGCTTGTCGTACGAACGCCGGTCGTCCCGCTTGAAGCCGCCCGCGCGGTCATCGCGCCGCTGGTAGCCGCCCCGGTCACCGGACCGGTCGTCACGTCGCTGGTAACCACCGCGGTCGCCTGATCGGTCATCGCGACGGGGGTACCCACCGCGGTCACCGCCCCTGTCACCGCTCCGGTCGCTTCCCCGGTCGTCGCGCGGCCGGAACTCGCGCCGCTCGCCGCCGCCACTGCGGTCGTCACGCTTGAACCCGCCAGGCCGGTCGTCGCGCTTGAAGCCACCAGGCCGGTCGTCCCGACGCTGGTAACCCCCGCGCTCACCACCGCTGCGCTCGCCACCGCCGCGGTCATCACGCCGCTGGTAACCACCACGGTCACCGGACCGGTCATCGCGACGGGGGTACCCACCGCGGTCACCGCCCCTGTCGCCACCGCGATCGCCACCACGGTCGTCACGCCGCTGGTAGCCGCCCCGGTCACCGGACCGGTCGTCACGGCGCGGGTAACCACCACGGTCGTCCGAGCGGTCGTCACGGCGCTGATAGCCACCGCGATCCCCACCTCGGTCGTCACGCTTGAACCCGCCGGGACGATCGTCGCGCTTGAAACCACCAGGCCGGTCGTCGCGGCGGAACCCACCCGACCGGTCGTCGCGCGGCCGGAACTCGCGCCGCTCGCCGCCGCCACTGCGGTCGTCACGCTTGAACCCGCCAGGCCGGTCGTCGCGCTTGAAACCACCAGGCCGGTCGTCCCGACGCTGGTAACCCCCGCGCTCACCACCGCTGCGCTCGCCACCGCCGCGGTCATCACGCCGCTGGTAACCACCACGGTCACCGGACCGGTCATCGCGCGGCCGGAACTCACGGCGCTCGCCACGATCCGAGCCGCGGTCATCGCGCCGGTCGAAACGGGGACGGCTGTCATCGCGCCGGAACCCGCCCCGATCACCGGAACGGTCGTCGCGTCGCTGGTAGCCACCGCGGTCATCGCCGCGGTCCGTGCG
This region of Saccharothrix longispora genomic DNA includes:
- a CDS encoding HAD-IIA family hydrolase, producing MTEEAPVLLARYDALLLDLDGTVYRGREVVPGAVEAVAAAREHGVAVRFVTNNASRSPEDVADHLDELGFRTSVDEVSTSAQAGAAMLVGLVPAGSAVLVLGTDALADQVRARGFEPTREAEGAAAVVQGLSQELGWRELAEACVAVRAGAKWVACNVDATLPTERGLLPGNGALVAALRTATGVEPLVAGKPATPLLEQAAKSAGAQRPLVVGDRLDTDIDGAVNAGMDSLLVLTGVATEADVAALADARRPTYVAADLSILHRLP